In a single window of the Limnochorda sp. L945t genome:
- a CDS encoding TrkH family potassium uptake protein translates to MSPGRLLVVGYGSLALTGALLLMLPVAVTTPGRLTFTEAMFTSTSAVCVTGLTVIPIGQRLSLFGQLVVLVLMQVGGMGVMTVSTLFMVLLGRRISLRGRLLVQEEIHQDYLTGLVRLVRMVAGVTLFVEGLGATLLFLAWLPLLGPGKSAYFAVFHSVSAFNNAGLDLWGTSLRGFVTDPLVVLTVAGLLMVGGIGFSVIADVSSWRPGRRLQLHSRVALTMAGVLIASGFLFVLAVEWHNPRTLGALPWWYRPMAAFFTAVTPRTAGFDVVPTGELRAATLLFMLPLMFIGVSPGSTGGGIKTTTAAVVGSAVLSALSGREDLILFNRRVPRDTLYRAVSLVILAGSWCGLAAVSILVMEAMEPLSVLFEVVSAFGTVGLSTGITPDLSTPSRWVIIATMLMGRVGPVTVAMALARRSLASTGLWRYPEERVSLG, encoded by the coding sequence ATGAGCCCCGGCCGGCTCCTGGTGGTGGGTTACGGCAGCCTCGCTCTGACCGGGGCGCTCTTGCTGATGCTGCCCGTCGCCGTGACGACGCCTGGGCGCCTGACTTTCACCGAGGCCATGTTCACCTCCACGTCGGCCGTCTGCGTCACCGGGTTGACCGTCATTCCCATCGGGCAACGGCTCTCGTTGTTCGGGCAGCTGGTCGTGCTGGTGCTCATGCAGGTCGGCGGCATGGGCGTGATGACCGTCTCGACGCTGTTCATGGTGCTGCTGGGGCGGCGCATCAGCTTGCGGGGCCGGTTGCTCGTCCAGGAGGAGATCCATCAAGACTACCTGACGGGCCTCGTGCGGCTGGTGCGCATGGTAGCCGGGGTCACCCTCTTCGTCGAGGGCCTGGGGGCCACCTTGCTGTTCCTGGCCTGGCTCCCGCTGCTGGGGCCGGGGAAGTCCGCTTATTTCGCAGTGTTCCACTCGGTCTCCGCTTTCAACAACGCAGGGCTCGACCTCTGGGGGACGAGCCTGCGGGGTTTCGTCACCGATCCTCTCGTGGTGCTGACGGTGGCGGGCCTGCTGATGGTGGGCGGCATCGGCTTTTCGGTCATCGCCGACGTCTCGTCGTGGCGCCCGGGGCGCCGGCTGCAGCTGCACAGCCGCGTCGCCCTCACGATGGCAGGGGTGCTGATCGCCTCCGGCTTCCTGTTCGTGCTGGCCGTCGAGTGGCACAACCCCCGTACGCTGGGAGCCTTACCGTGGTGGTACCGCCCCATGGCGGCTTTCTTCACGGCCGTGACGCCCCGTACGGCCGGGTTCGACGTAGTGCCGACCGGGGAGCTACGAGCGGCGACGCTGCTTTTCATGCTGCCGCTGATGTTCATCGGGGTCTCTCCGGGGTCCACGGGCGGCGGCATCAAGACCACGACGGCGGCCGTGGTGGGCTCGGCGGTGCTGTCGGCTTTGAGCGGCCGGGAGGACCTGATCCTCTTCAACCGCCGGGTGCCCCGGGATACCCTTTACCGGGCCGTCAGCCTCGTCATCCTGGCGGGGTCGTGGTGTGGCCTGGCGGCGGTCTCCATCCTCGTGATGGAGGCGATGGAGCCGCTGTCGGTGCTGTTCGAGGTGGTCTCCGCTTTCGGGACCGTGGGCCTCAGCACGGGCATCACACCGGACCTCTCCACGCCGTCGCGCTGGGTGATCATCGCCACCATGCTCATGGGCAGGGTCGGCCCGGTGACGGTGGCGATGGCGCTGGCCCGCCGGTCGCTGGCCAGCACCGGGCTGTGGCGATACCCCGAGGAACGGGTCAGCCTGGGCTGA
- the scpB gene encoding SMC-Scp complex subunit ScpB has translation MDPQALTAGPPLDSLEAACEAALFSVARPLTIAELARALEVDEPGARRAVEGLRDHLDRCGHGVQVAEVAGGYQLVSRARFFGVVRRAAGGVRRPVLSKAAIETLAIVAYRQPVSRADIEHLRGVNCEGPLGTLLERGLIEVAYRGDGPGRPVYYRTTRRFLEMFGLASLENLPPLDGPGAPAGMAGAPAAQTTEGHHGRGKQADGVP, from the coding sequence ATGGATCCGCAAGCGCTGACGGCCGGCCCGCCGCTCGATTCGCTGGAAGCCGCCTGCGAGGCCGCGCTTTTCTCGGTGGCCCGGCCCCTTACCATCGCGGAACTCGCGCGTGCGCTGGAGGTGGACGAGCCGGGGGCCCGCAGGGCCGTCGAGGGGCTGCGGGATCACCTCGACCGGTGCGGGCACGGCGTCCAGGTGGCGGAGGTGGCGGGCGGCTACCAGCTCGTGAGCCGGGCCCGCTTCTTCGGCGTCGTGCGGCGGGCGGCCGGTGGCGTCCGGCGTCCCGTGCTCTCCAAAGCCGCCATCGAGACGCTGGCCATCGTTGCGTACCGTCAACCCGTATCGCGGGCCGACATCGAGCACCTTCGGGGCGTCAACTGCGAGGGGCCCCTCGGTACGCTCCTCGAGCGAGGCCTCATCGAGGTGGCTTACCGGGGCGACGGCCCGGGTCGGCCCGTCTACTACCGGACGACGCGCCGCTTTCTGGAGATGTTCGGGCTTGCCTCCCTGGAGAACCTTCCGCCCCTGGACGGGCCGGGGGCACCCGCTGGCATGGCGGGAGCACCTGCGGCTCAAACTACGGAAGGTCACCACGGGAGGGGGAAACAGGCAGATGGAGTCCCCTGA
- a CDS encoding site-2 protease family protein, producing MRTKVLGFGHWTIETLILWTLAILPAIVLHEFAHALVAYRLGDPTPRYEGRLTLNPLAHLDPIGALMLFLFRFGWAKPVGVNPSYFHNPRRGMMWVALAGPLANVTVAWVSNLLLGLLQAFDPLAVDPSWWGILRGIGLLLQFSVEINLWLAAFNLIPVPPLDGSRILSGLVSSRQAIAIARMEAYGPLVLVLLIMSGVSQVLLSPVYQVLAMLIGAGRV from the coding sequence GTGAGAACGAAGGTGCTGGGATTCGGCCACTGGACGATCGAGACCCTGATCTTGTGGACCCTGGCCATCCTGCCGGCCATCGTCCTTCACGAGTTCGCCCACGCGCTGGTGGCGTATCGCCTGGGCGATCCCACGCCGCGTTATGAAGGAAGGCTCACCCTCAACCCTCTGGCCCACCTGGACCCCATCGGAGCGCTCATGCTGTTCCTCTTCCGATTCGGGTGGGCCAAGCCCGTGGGCGTCAACCCGTCTTACTTTCACAACCCGCGCCGCGGCATGATGTGGGTGGCGCTGGCGGGGCCGCTCGCCAACGTGACGGTGGCCTGGGTGAGCAACCTGCTCCTGGGCTTGCTCCAGGCGTTCGATCCGCTCGCCGTCGACCCGTCCTGGTGGGGCATCTTGCGCGGGATCGGGCTCTTGTTGCAGTTCAGCGTGGAGATCAACCTCTGGCTGGCCGCCTTCAACCTGATCCCCGTCCCGCCGCTGGACGGTTCCCGTATCCTCTCCGGGCTGGTGTCGAGCCGCCAGGCTATCGCGATCGCTCGGATGGAGGCGTACGGCCCGCTGGTGCTGGTGCTGCTCATCATGAGCGGGGTTTCTCAGGTGCTCCTGAGCCCCGTGTACCAGGTGCTGGCGATGCTCATCGGCGCCGGGAGGGTATGA
- the lysA gene encoding diaminopimelate decarboxylase, whose amino-acid sequence MAFPFPLTVNPAGHLVIGGVDALELAEQFGTPLYVVDEQVVRDRCRRYREALEPVGGLAVYAAKAFWTGGMAQVVRSEGLGADVSSEAEWRLAMLAGLDASRLVLHGNNKSPAELRLAAEGGVGRIVVDSLWELDELERVAASSGARKVPVLLRLLPDIRAGAHGSIQTGHRHSKFGIPIEGGQAREAVRRCLGSARLDLRGYHVHIGSQILSLEPYRQAARVVAGFAIEMARQLDAPCYEVDMGGGLGVRYVAGDEPPAIEDLIGALAETLEGAFTAAGMEMPLLIVEPGRSIIAEAGVTLYRVGAIKRLAGGEIVCAVDGGMSDNPRVALYQARYTAVLARDPYGTPAEAVEIAGRLCESGDVLVDGAALPEVRPGDVVALLTTGAYHHSMASNYNGLPKPAVVTVREGQARLWVRRERFEDQYACDALVQTLGANRSL is encoded by the coding sequence ATGGCGTTTCCCTTTCCACTCACGGTCAACCCTGCCGGCCACCTGGTCATCGGCGGCGTGGATGCCCTGGAGCTGGCCGAGCAGTTCGGTACCCCGCTTTACGTGGTGGACGAGCAGGTGGTGCGAGACCGCTGCCGGCGGTACCGGGAGGCCCTGGAGCCGGTCGGAGGACTGGCGGTCTACGCCGCCAAGGCCTTCTGGACGGGCGGGATGGCCCAGGTCGTTCGCTCGGAGGGGCTCGGCGCCGACGTCTCCTCCGAGGCAGAGTGGCGGCTGGCGATGCTGGCCGGCCTGGACGCCTCCCGGCTGGTGCTTCACGGCAACAACAAGAGCCCGGCGGAACTGCGGCTCGCCGCCGAGGGCGGCGTCGGCCGCATCGTCGTGGACAGCCTGTGGGAGCTCGACGAGCTGGAACGCGTCGCCGCCTCCTCCGGGGCCCGCAAGGTGCCCGTCTTGCTGCGGCTGCTCCCCGACATCCGGGCGGGCGCGCACGGGTCGATCCAGACGGGGCACCGGCACTCCAAGTTCGGCATCCCGATCGAGGGCGGGCAGGCCCGGGAGGCCGTGCGGCGCTGTTTAGGGAGCGCGCGTCTCGACCTGCGAGGCTACCACGTGCACATCGGGTCGCAGATCCTCTCCCTCGAGCCGTACCGGCAGGCGGCCCGGGTCGTAGCCGGTTTCGCCATCGAGATGGCCCGCCAGCTCGACGCCCCCTGTTACGAGGTCGACATGGGCGGAGGCCTGGGGGTGCGCTACGTCGCCGGCGACGAGCCTCCCGCCATCGAAGATCTGATCGGGGCCCTGGCCGAAACGCTCGAAGGGGCCTTCACGGCGGCCGGGATGGAGATGCCGCTTCTCATCGTGGAACCGGGCCGTTCCATCATCGCCGAGGCCGGCGTCACCCTGTACCGGGTCGGGGCCATCAAGCGACTCGCCGGCGGAGAGATCGTCTGCGCCGTCGACGGGGGCATGAGCGACAATCCCCGGGTGGCGCTCTACCAGGCCCGGTACACGGCCGTGCTGGCCAGGGACCCCTACGGCACGCCGGCGGAAGCGGTGGAGATCGCCGGCAGGCTGTGCGAGTCCGGGGACGTGCTGGTAGACGGGGCCGCGCTGCCGGAAGTCCGGCCGGGCGACGTCGTGGCCCTGCTGACCACCGGTGCCTATCACCACTCGATGGCCTCCAATTACAACGGGCTGCCCAAGCCGGCGGTGGTAACCGTGCGGGAAGGCCAGGCGCGCCTTTGGGTGCGGCGGGAGCGCTTCGAGGACCAGTACGCCTGCGACGCGCTGGTCCAGACGCTCGGGGCCAACCGGAGTCTATAA
- a CDS encoding spore germination protein: MKLERPRPLRPRQLLAPQTPGDGPSRAGADGAGRSQAAGAERGRFDEWVQAIKARLGAETSFDIIVRNIQVAGRDGAFIHLDGFMLATPAMRVLQALMQAEPSALEGDPRRQLEQKLVSYFEVKWVQKPEEAADEVLVGQAALVVAGVDQILLIDLRRYPARSVDEPPIERVTRGSREGFVETGLLNVNMVRRRLRDPHLRVEALKVGIRSKTDVFLLYVEDLAPKDLVDEIRRRLVSIRADALPMGSKNLEEYLSGSRFNPFPRVRYTERPDVTASHLLEGYVAVIVDTAPSAMILPANVWQFTQHAEEYVQTPVVGTYLRWVRFFAIVMSVVLVPLWVALVSQMPHLPPWLGWMGPRKPSVFPVWLQLLLLTLGLDIIRMALIHTPEALSTSIGLVGAVLLGQFAVQTGLFVNETILYSALAAIGSFTTPALEFALALRLFQYPLIALAAWQGLWGLAAGLTLMLYGMALTRSFFLPYLWPLAPFDGKALSRLLMRYPIPAVRTSKPPSPSTKETKEASPGPS, from the coding sequence ATGAAGCTCGAGAGGCCACGCCCCCTCCGACCTCGACAGCTTCTGGCGCCGCAAACGCCTGGGGACGGGCCATCCAGGGCCGGCGCCGACGGGGCGGGCCGGTCGCAGGCTGCCGGCGCGGAGCGCGGCCGCTTCGACGAGTGGGTCCAGGCCATCAAGGCCCGGCTGGGCGCCGAGACCAGTTTCGACATCATCGTCCGCAACATCCAGGTCGCCGGGCGGGACGGAGCCTTCATCCACCTCGACGGGTTCATGCTGGCGACGCCCGCCATGCGAGTGCTGCAGGCGCTCATGCAGGCGGAGCCCAGCGCGCTGGAGGGCGATCCCCGCCGGCAGCTGGAACAGAAGCTGGTTTCCTACTTCGAGGTGAAGTGGGTCCAAAAGCCCGAGGAAGCCGCCGACGAGGTGCTGGTAGGCCAGGCGGCGCTGGTGGTGGCGGGGGTCGACCAGATCCTCCTCATCGACCTGCGCCGCTATCCTGCCCGGTCGGTGGACGAGCCCCCCATCGAACGGGTCACCCGCGGCTCCCGGGAAGGGTTCGTCGAGACCGGCCTGCTCAACGTCAACATGGTGCGCCGCCGGCTCCGCGATCCCCATCTGCGGGTCGAGGCCCTGAAGGTCGGGATACGTTCCAAGACGGACGTCTTCTTGCTCTACGTCGAGGATCTGGCGCCCAAGGACCTGGTGGACGAGATCCGGCGTCGGCTGGTCTCCATACGGGCGGACGCCTTGCCCATGGGCAGCAAGAACCTCGAGGAGTACCTGTCGGGCTCGCGCTTCAATCCCTTTCCCAGGGTCCGGTACACCGAACGTCCTGACGTCACGGCCAGCCATCTGCTGGAAGGGTACGTCGCCGTCATCGTCGACACCGCCCCCTCCGCCATGATCCTGCCGGCCAACGTCTGGCAGTTTACCCAGCACGCCGAGGAGTACGTGCAGACACCGGTGGTGGGCACCTACCTGCGGTGGGTGCGCTTCTTCGCCATCGTCATGTCGGTCGTGCTGGTGCCGCTTTGGGTGGCGCTCGTCTCGCAGATGCCGCATCTCCCGCCCTGGCTCGGCTGGATGGGCCCCCGCAAGCCGAGCGTCTTTCCGGTCTGGCTGCAGCTGCTGCTGTTGACCCTCGGGCTCGATATCATCCGGATGGCGCTCATCCACACCCCCGAGGCGCTCTCCACCTCCATCGGTCTCGTCGGTGCGGTGCTCCTCGGGCAGTTCGCCGTGCAGACGGGGTTGTTCGTCAACGAGACCATCCTGTACTCCGCGCTGGCCGCCATCGGGTCGTTCACGACCCCGGCGCTGGAGTTCGCCCTTGCCCTGAGGCTCTTCCAGTACCCCTTGATTGCCCTGGCCGCGTGGCAAGGGCTGTGGGGTCTGGCAGCCGGCCTGACCTTGATGCTCTACGGGATGGCGCTCACCCGGTCCTTCTTCCTGCCTTACCTGTGGCCGCTGGCGCCCTTCGACGGCAAGGCGCTGTCGCGCCTTTTGATGCGCTATCCGATCCCGGCCGTTCGCACCAGCAAGCCTCCCTCGCCCTCTACGAAGGAGACGAAGGAGGCCTCCCCCGGGCCCTCCTGA
- a CDS encoding phage holin family protein, whose protein sequence is MDWIRAVVRFVVSAVVLMFVGAIVPGFRTLGFWNALLAALVIAGLGWLVEVFLGRNVSPYGRGIVGFIVSAVVIWAAQFIVPGMSVTILGALLAALIIGVVDMFVPTALR, encoded by the coding sequence GTGGACTGGATTCGAGCTGTCGTACGATTCGTGGTATCGGCCGTAGTGCTGATGTTCGTAGGGGCCATCGTGCCGGGCTTCCGGACCCTGGGCTTCTGGAACGCCCTGCTGGCCGCCCTGGTCATCGCCGGCCTCGGGTGGCTGGTCGAGGTCTTTCTCGGCCGTAACGTCTCGCCGTACGGGCGGGGCATCGTAGGATTCATCGTATCGGCCGTCGTGATCTGGGCCGCCCAGTTCATCGTGCCGGGCATGTCGGTGACCATCCTGGGGGCCCTGTTGGCCGCGCTGATCATCGGCGTCGTGGACATGTTCGTCCCCACGGCCCTGCGCTGA
- a CDS encoding SpoVA/SpoVAEb family sporulation membrane protein — protein MQYLWAFLVGGLLCAIGQLIIDGTRLTAGHTMVLYVVAGAALAGLGLYEPLVRFAGAGAAVPVSNFGYVLTKGIVDHLRREGWWGALSGTFEVAGAVTAASILFGVVMAVIFHPRG, from the coding sequence GTGCAGTACCTCTGGGCCTTTCTCGTCGGCGGCCTGTTGTGCGCCATCGGACAGCTGATCATCGACGGCACGCGCCTCACCGCAGGACACACCATGGTGCTCTACGTGGTCGCGGGGGCGGCACTGGCGGGTCTCGGCCTGTATGAGCCGCTGGTGCGCTTCGCCGGGGCCGGCGCGGCCGTGCCCGTCTCCAACTTCGGATACGTGCTCACCAAGGGCATCGTGGATCACCTGCGGCGTGAGGGCTGGTGGGGCGCGCTGTCGGGGACCTTCGAGGTGGCCGGCGCCGTGACGGCCGCCTCGATCCTCTTCGGGGTGGTCATGGCCGTCATCTTCCACCCTCGCGGGTAA
- the spoVAD gene encoding stage V sporulation protein AD encodes MPGTSLTVPPAQVAGQRRMGPGTVRFLLPPRILAGFTVAGPMECKGPMGGYMDTCLEDTFYGERCWERTESKMLKEAVQQAVQRAGLTDQEIDLALTTDLLNQNVSGNFAMRSIPIPHVGVYSACAGFAGGIALAAAMVDAGFAQRAVVGASSHHDAAERQYRFPTELGVQRPPTAQWTVTGAGAVVLAATGPDDSLLVTHATFGKILDMGLKDPYDMGSAMVPAAEDTLLRHLQDTGRRLEDFDWILTGDLGQVGSRILLDWLKDRHGLDIDGRHSDCGVLMYNPAHQDVHAGGSGLGATACVVSGYLLKAMAKGLVNRVLVIGTGSLHSPTTHLQGESIPVTAHAVTIERPGVS; translated from the coding sequence GTGCCCGGCACAAGCCTGACGGTCCCACCCGCCCAGGTCGCCGGCCAGCGGCGGATGGGCCCGGGTACCGTACGCTTCTTGCTGCCTCCGCGCATCCTGGCGGGCTTCACCGTGGCCGGGCCCATGGAGTGCAAGGGCCCCATGGGCGGCTACATGGACACGTGCCTCGAGGACACTTTTTACGGGGAGCGCTGCTGGGAGCGCACCGAGAGCAAGATGCTGAAGGAGGCCGTGCAACAGGCCGTTCAGCGGGCCGGCCTCACGGACCAGGAGATCGACCTGGCCCTCACCACCGACCTGCTCAACCAGAACGTGAGCGGCAACTTCGCCATGCGCTCGATACCCATCCCGCACGTCGGCGTCTACTCGGCGTGCGCCGGGTTCGCGGGCGGCATCGCCCTGGCGGCGGCCATGGTCGACGCGGGCTTCGCCCAGCGCGCGGTGGTCGGGGCGTCGAGCCACCACGACGCTGCCGAGCGCCAGTACCGGTTCCCGACCGAGCTCGGCGTCCAGCGGCCCCCCACGGCCCAATGGACGGTCACGGGGGCGGGAGCCGTGGTGCTCGCAGCCACCGGGCCGGACGACAGCCTGCTCGTCACGCACGCGACCTTCGGGAAGATCCTGGACATGGGGCTCAAGGATCCGTACGACATGGGCTCCGCCATGGTGCCGGCCGCGGAGGATACCCTGCTGCGCCACCTGCAGGACACGGGGCGCAGGTTGGAGGATTTCGACTGGATCCTCACGGGCGACCTCGGCCAGGTGGGATCGCGCATCCTGCTGGACTGGCTCAAGGACCGCCACGGCCTGGACATCGACGGGCGCCACAGCGATTGCGGCGTCCTGATGTACAACCCCGCACACCAGGACGTCCACGCCGGTGGAAGCGGGCTGGGGGCCACCGCGTGCGTCGTCTCCGGCTACCTCCTCAAGGCCATGGCCAAAGGCCTGGTCAACCGCGTCCTGGTCATCGGTACCGGCAGCCTTCACAGTCCGACCACCCATCTGCAAGGGGAGAGCATTCCGGTAACGGCCCACGCCGTCACCATCGAACGGCCTGGCGTCTCGTAA
- the spoVAC gene encoding stage V sporulation protein AC, whose protein sequence is MSSQTKTHRRATQVDYQQFAKRRRPKPAYLRNALWAFVVGGIIALVGQLFTGWFVGAGLPPDQASGRAAVALAFIGALLTGLGVYDQIARIGGAGAAIPVTGFANSIVAPAMEFAREGYVFGMAARMFQVAGPVIVFGVSSSVVVGIIRWLVTKG, encoded by the coding sequence GTGTCATCCCAGACCAAGACCCACCGGCGGGCGACGCAGGTCGACTACCAGCAATTCGCCAAGCGGCGCAGGCCCAAACCGGCCTATTTGCGCAACGCGCTCTGGGCGTTCGTGGTCGGCGGGATCATCGCCCTGGTGGGCCAGTTGTTCACCGGCTGGTTCGTCGGGGCGGGGCTCCCTCCGGATCAAGCCTCCGGACGGGCAGCGGTGGCCCTGGCCTTCATCGGCGCCTTGCTGACGGGCCTGGGCGTCTACGACCAGATCGCCCGCATCGGCGGAGCCGGGGCGGCCATACCGGTCACGGGCTTCGCCAACAGCATCGTGGCCCCGGCCATGGAGTTCGCCCGAGAGGGGTACGTCTTCGGCATGGCGGCCCGGATGTTCCAGGTGGCCGGGCCGGTGATCGTCTTCGGCGTCAGTTCGTCCGTCGTCGTGGGGATCATCCGGTGGCTGGTGACGAAGGGGTGA
- a CDS encoding dodecin family protein has product MAVVKVIELVGESKQGWEDAVRQAVKQAAKTVRNISGVEVLNWTANVNPADGSIVEYKADVQVAFKVDGTD; this is encoded by the coding sequence GTGGCGGTCGTCAAGGTCATCGAACTCGTCGGCGAGTCGAAGCAGGGATGGGAGGACGCGGTCCGCCAGGCCGTCAAGCAGGCGGCCAAGACCGTCCGCAACATCAGCGGGGTCGAGGTGCTCAACTGGACGGCCAACGTCAACCCGGCCGACGGCTCCATCGTGGAGTACAAGGCTGACGTCCAGGTGGCCTTCAAAGTGGACGGCACGGACTGA
- a CDS encoding TIGR00282 family metallophosphoesterase, with translation MRILLIGDVVGRPGRRAIRELLPPLIEELRADFVVVNGENAAGGFGITEPTYRELLDAGAHVVTTGNHVWDRKEVLAFIDHAPQLVRPANFPPGAPGRGSVVVRSPGGVPVAVLNLMGRTFMSALDCPFRTADRLVEELRRETPVVVVDFHAEATAEKVAMGWFLDGRATVVFGTHTHVPTADERVLPRGTAYLTDLGMTGPRDGVIGMEREGVLRHLLSGLPHRFEVASGVARMDAALVQLDEASGRASSIQRIHRFTAA, from the coding sequence ATGCGCATCCTGCTGATCGGCGACGTCGTAGGGCGCCCCGGGCGGCGCGCGATCCGGGAGCTCCTACCCCCGCTCATCGAAGAGCTCAGAGCCGACTTCGTGGTGGTCAACGGGGAAAACGCCGCCGGCGGCTTCGGCATCACCGAACCCACGTACCGGGAGCTCCTCGACGCGGGCGCCCACGTGGTCACCACGGGCAACCACGTGTGGGACCGCAAGGAAGTGCTGGCCTTCATCGACCATGCTCCCCAGCTGGTCCGGCCTGCCAATTTCCCGCCCGGCGCCCCGGGTCGCGGCAGCGTCGTGGTGCGTTCGCCGGGCGGGGTCCCGGTCGCCGTGCTCAACCTCATGGGGCGCACCTTCATGTCGGCTCTGGACTGCCCTTTCCGGACGGCGGACCGGCTGGTCGAAGAGCTGCGGCGGGAGACGCCGGTGGTCGTCGTCGACTTCCACGCCGAGGCGACCGCCGAGAAGGTGGCCATGGGGTGGTTCCTCGACGGGCGGGCCACGGTAGTCTTCGGTACCCACACGCACGTGCCCACCGCCGACGAGCGGGTCCTCCCCCGCGGCACGGCGTACCTCACCGACCTCGGCATGACGGGGCCGCGGGACGGGGTGATCGGGATGGAGCGGGAGGGCGTGCTCCGCCACCTCCTCTCGGGCCTGCCCCACCGGTTCGAGGTGGCCTCGGGCGTGGCCCGCATGGACGCCGCCCTGGTCCAACTGGACGAGGCCAGCGGGCGAGCCAGCTCCATCCAGCGCATCCACCGTTTCACCGCCGCCTAG
- the rny gene encoding ribonuclease Y translates to MSRISALVIALIALIAAGAFAAGYTVRKVTFEARIGGLEARGKAIIEEAEKTAEAKKREALLEAKEEAHRLRLEAERELRQERAELQQVERRLLQREELLERKLEGLDQREQALARKAASVDNAMAQAEELLRRRRAELERVANMTTEEARQELIKDVEAEIQRDVARMIREAEEQAKEQADRKAKEIIAQAIQRCAVDHVAEITVSVVNLPNDEMKGRIIGREGRNIRTLETLTGIDLIIDDTPEAVILSGFDPVRREVARLALERLVADGRIHPARIEEMVEKAQKEVDAIIREYGEQAAFEAKVPNLHPELIKLLGRLKFRTSYGQNVLKHSLEVAYLAGLMASELGANVDVARRAGLLHDIGKAVSHEVEGGHLQIGIELLRRYRESPEVIHAMACHHGDYEPQSVEAVLVTAADAISAARPGARRETLESYIKRLEKLEAIADSFEGVEKAYAIQAGREIRVIVKPERIDDAMATKMAKDISKRIEQEMEYPGQIKVTVIRETRAVEYAR, encoded by the coding sequence GTGTCGCGGATTTCCGCGCTGGTCATCGCGCTGATCGCGCTGATTGCTGCGGGCGCCTTCGCCGCGGGCTACACGGTTCGCAAGGTGACCTTCGAGGCCCGCATCGGGGGCCTCGAGGCCCGGGGCAAGGCGATCATCGAAGAGGCCGAGAAGACCGCCGAGGCGAAGAAGCGTGAGGCCTTGCTGGAGGCCAAGGAAGAGGCCCACCGGCTGCGGCTCGAGGCGGAGCGAGAGCTCCGCCAGGAGCGAGCCGAGCTCCAGCAGGTCGAGCGGCGGTTGCTCCAGCGGGAAGAGCTGTTGGAGCGCAAGCTCGAGGGTCTGGACCAGCGGGAGCAGGCCCTTGCCCGCAAAGCTGCGTCCGTGGACAACGCCATGGCCCAGGCCGAGGAGTTGCTGCGGCGCCGGCGAGCCGAGCTGGAGCGGGTCGCCAACATGACCACCGAAGAGGCCCGCCAGGAGCTGATCAAAGACGTCGAGGCGGAGATCCAGCGGGACGTGGCACGGATGATCCGGGAGGCGGAAGAGCAGGCCAAAGAGCAGGCTGACCGGAAGGCGAAGGAGATCATCGCGCAGGCCATCCAGCGCTGCGCGGTGGATCACGTCGCCGAGATCACCGTTTCGGTGGTCAACTTGCCCAACGACGAGATGAAGGGGCGGATCATCGGCCGGGAAGGGCGTAACATCCGAACGCTCGAGACCTTGACCGGCATCGACCTCATCATCGACGACACGCCGGAGGCGGTCATCCTCTCCGGCTTCGATCCGGTACGGCGAGAGGTGGCCCGGCTGGCCCTCGAACGGCTGGTGGCCGACGGGCGCATCCACCCGGCCCGGATCGAGGAGATGGTCGAGAAGGCTCAGAAGGAAGTCGACGCCATCATCCGCGAGTACGGCGAGCAGGCTGCCTTCGAGGCCAAGGTGCCCAACCTCCATCCGGAGCTGATCAAGCTGCTGGGACGGTTGAAGTTCCGGACGAGTTACGGGCAAAACGTGCTCAAGCACTCGCTGGAAGTGGCCTACCTGGCTGGGCTGATGGCTTCGGAGCTGGGGGCCAACGTGGACGTCGCCCGCAGGGCCGGCCTGTTGCACGACATCGGCAAGGCCGTTTCCCACGAGGTCGAAGGCGGGCACCTGCAGATCGGGATCGAGCTGTTGCGCCGGTACCGGGAGTCGCCGGAAGTGATCCATGCCATGGCCTGCCACCACGGCGACTATGAGCCGCAGAGCGTCGAGGCCGTCCTGGTGACGGCCGCCGACGCCATTTCTGCGGCCCGCCCGGGTGCCCGGCGCGAGACGCTGGAGTCGTACATCAAGCGCCTGGAGAAGCTGGAGGCCATTGCCGATTCCTTCGAGGGCGTGGAAAAGGCGTATGCCATCCAGGCTGGCCGGGAGATCCGGGTCATCGTCAAGCCCGAGCGGATCGACGACGCCATGGCCACCAAGATGGCCAAGGACATCAGCAAGCGCATCGAGCAGGAGATGGAGTATCCGGGCCAGATCAAAGTGACCGTCATCCGGGAGACGCGGGCGGTGGAGTACGCCCGCTGA